The following are encoded in a window of Mycobacterium vicinigordonae genomic DNA:
- a CDS encoding ABC transporter substrate-binding protein gives MNRRRFLSLAAVAGVTAGCAAMGGSRPVRAGSGPITFWSNHPGLSTTVERTLINRFEGEFPGLQVKLIDAGKDYDEVAQKFNAAVIGADGPDVVVLDDIWWFHFALSGIIAPLDGLFEQVGVKTTDYVDTLLADYAFDGQHYALPYARSTPLFYYNKARWDQAGLPDRGPTSWPEFDEWGPRLQSVVGQGNWAHGWANSEGISWTFEGVNWAFGGAYSDKWDLKFTDPGTITAGTFLHDSIHVKRYAAVANNIANEFATGILASTVASTGALVGITAQARFDFGVAPLPTGPGGAPACPTGGGGLAIPTNLSDERKLNAAKFIAYITNPRNTAYFSQRTGYLAVRKSAVEDPSQQQYLADNPRARVAFDQLPHTRPQDYARVFLPGADRVISAGLESVGLRGADVRSTFANIERQLQVVYDRQIKRKLPDHG, from the coding sequence ATGAACCGTAGACGGTTTCTATCACTGGCCGCGGTCGCCGGGGTGACCGCAGGGTGCGCCGCGATGGGCGGATCCAGACCGGTCAGGGCCGGCAGCGGCCCAATTACGTTCTGGTCCAATCACCCTGGTTTGTCAACCACGGTGGAAAGGACGTTGATCAACCGCTTCGAAGGGGAGTTCCCCGGCCTACAGGTCAAGTTGATCGACGCGGGCAAAGACTACGACGAAGTGGCGCAGAAGTTCAACGCCGCCGTCATCGGCGCCGACGGTCCCGACGTCGTTGTGCTGGACGATATCTGGTGGTTCCATTTCGCGCTCAGTGGAATCATCGCCCCGCTCGATGGCCTGTTCGAGCAAGTCGGCGTGAAGACCACGGACTACGTCGATACGCTGTTGGCCGACTACGCATTCGACGGCCAGCACTACGCGCTGCCCTATGCGCGCTCCACGCCGCTGTTCTACTACAACAAAGCTAGGTGGGATCAGGCTGGGCTGCCGGATCGCGGCCCGACCTCCTGGCCGGAGTTCGACGAATGGGGTCCGCGACTGCAATCGGTAGTGGGACAAGGAAACTGGGCGCACGGCTGGGCCAATTCGGAAGGCATCTCCTGGACGTTCGAAGGCGTTAACTGGGCGTTCGGCGGCGCATACTCGGATAAGTGGGACCTGAAGTTCACCGACCCCGGGACCATCACGGCGGGCACCTTCCTGCACGACTCGATTCATGTCAAGCGTTATGCGGCCGTCGCCAACAACATCGCCAACGAGTTCGCCACCGGCATCCTGGCATCGACCGTGGCGTCGACGGGCGCACTGGTCGGCATCACCGCGCAGGCCCGTTTCGACTTCGGGGTGGCGCCGTTGCCCACCGGCCCCGGCGGTGCACCCGCGTGCCCGACGGGCGGGGGCGGGCTGGCTATCCCGACGAACCTGTCCGACGAGCGAAAGCTGAACGCGGCCAAATTCATTGCCTATATCACGAATCCACGCAATACCGCCTACTTTAGCCAGCGCACCGGATACTTGGCCGTGCGCAAATCCGCGGTCGAGGATCCTAGCCAGCAGCAGTATCTGGCCGACAACCCGCGCGCCCGCGTCGCTTTCGACCAGCTACCGCATACCCGACCGCAGGACTATGCCCGTGTTTTCCTCCCCGGCGCCGACCGGGTCATCTCAGCCGGACTGGAATCGGTCGGGCTGCGGGGAGCCGACGTGCGCTCCACTTTCGCCAATATCGAACGTCAACTGCAGGTCGTCTACGACCGTCAAATCAAGCGGAAGCTGCCCGACCATGGCTGA
- a CDS encoding ABC transporter ATP-binding protein, producing MAEVQYRSVTHCYPGADAPAVQRLDLDIADGEFLVLVGPSGCGKSTTLRMLAGLESVESGSITIGDVDVTALPPRDRDVAMVFQNYALYPNMTVAGNMGFALRNAGMSRADTKARVQEVAAMLELTELLDRKPSKLSGGQRQRVAMGRAIVRRPQVFCMDEPLSNLDAKLRVSTRSQISGLQRRLGTTTVYVTHDQVEAMTMGDRVAVLKDGVLQQVDTPRALYDNPVNTFVATFIGAPSMNLLEVEVADSVVCSAGLGIGVPRATTTDRVLIGVRPESWDVAPAGTPGSLTVHVELVEELGFESFVYATPLDDVTLAQRIVFRTDRRTAVGVGETLAIVPHPHEVCFFDSTTKTVIRP from the coding sequence ATGGCTGAAGTCCAGTACCGCTCGGTCACCCACTGCTATCCCGGCGCCGACGCCCCGGCGGTCCAGCGGCTGGATCTTGACATCGCCGACGGCGAGTTCCTGGTGCTGGTCGGCCCGTCCGGTTGCGGCAAGTCCACCACACTTCGGATGCTGGCTGGCCTGGAATCCGTTGAAAGCGGCAGTATCACGATCGGGGATGTCGACGTGACCGCGCTGCCGCCGCGAGACCGCGACGTGGCGATGGTATTCCAGAACTATGCGCTGTACCCGAATATGACGGTGGCCGGCAACATGGGCTTTGCGCTGCGCAACGCCGGCATGTCGCGCGCCGACACCAAAGCGCGCGTGCAAGAAGTCGCGGCCATGCTGGAACTGACCGAACTGCTGGACCGCAAGCCGTCCAAACTGTCCGGTGGGCAACGTCAACGGGTCGCGATGGGGCGGGCCATCGTGCGACGGCCGCAGGTGTTCTGCATGGACGAACCGCTGTCCAATCTGGATGCCAAGCTGCGGGTCAGCACTCGATCGCAGATCTCGGGCCTGCAGCGCCGGCTGGGCACCACCACCGTCTACGTCACCCACGACCAGGTGGAGGCGATGACGATGGGGGACCGGGTTGCTGTGCTCAAAGACGGTGTGCTGCAACAAGTCGACACGCCGCGCGCGCTGTATGACAACCCGGTGAATACCTTTGTCGCGACCTTCATCGGGGCGCCGTCGATGAACCTGCTGGAGGTCGAGGTCGCCGACTCAGTGGTGTGCTCCGCGGGCTTGGGGATCGGGGTTCCCCGCGCGACGACGACCGATCGGGTGTTGATCGGCGTCCGCCCGGAGTCCTGGGACGTCGCGCCGGCGGGCACGCCGGGTTCACTGACCGTGCACGTCGAACTGGTCGAGGAACTCGGGTTTGAATCCTTTGTCTACGCAACGCCATTGGACGACGTAACCCTGGCGCAGCGCATCGTGTTCCGCACCGATCGTCGCACCGCGGTCGGCGTGGGGGAGACACTGGCGATCGTGCCGCACCCGCATGAGGTGTGCTTCTTCGACAGCACCACCAAAACGGTCATTCGACCCTGA
- a CDS encoding enoyl-CoA hydratase, which translates to MSDDILLIDTDARVRTLTLHRPQSRNALSAALRDQFFAALADAEIDHGVDVVIVTGSDPVFCAGLDLKELGDQTTLPDISPRWPAMTKPVIGAINGAAVTGGLELTLYCDILIASEQARFADTHARVGLLPTWGLSVRLPQKVGVGLARRMSMTGDYISAADALRAGLVTQVVPHDQLLSTARQVAASIVGNNQSAVRALLASYHRIDDAQIGGGLWLEAAAARQFKTSGDDIAANRDAVLQRGRAQMR; encoded by the coding sequence ATGAGCGACGACATCCTGCTGATCGACACCGACGCACGAGTGCGCACCCTGACCCTGCACCGCCCGCAGTCCCGCAACGCTCTGTCCGCGGCGTTGCGAGACCAATTCTTCGCCGCACTGGCTGACGCCGAGATCGACCACGGCGTGGACGTCGTCATCGTCACCGGCTCAGACCCGGTGTTCTGCGCCGGGCTGGACCTGAAAGAACTGGGTGACCAGACCACCTTGCCGGACATCTCCCCGCGCTGGCCGGCGATGACCAAGCCGGTAATCGGCGCCATCAACGGCGCCGCGGTCACTGGCGGGCTCGAACTGACGCTGTACTGCGACATCCTGATCGCCTCCGAGCAGGCGCGATTTGCCGACACGCATGCCAGGGTCGGTTTGCTGCCCACCTGGGGCCTGAGCGTGCGGTTGCCGCAGAAAGTGGGCGTGGGACTGGCCCGCCGGATGAGCATGACCGGCGACTACATCTCGGCGGCCGACGCATTGCGCGCGGGCCTGGTCACGCAGGTGGTTCCGCACGACCAGCTGCTGTCCACGGCTCGTCAGGTTGCGGCATCGATCGTCGGCAACAATCAAAGCGCGGTGCGTGCGCTGCTGGCCTCCTACCACCGCATCGACGACGCGCAGATCGGCGGCGGCCTGTGGCTCGAGGCCGCCGCGGCACGGCAGTTCAAAACCAGTGGCGACGACATCGCCGCTAATCGTGACGCGGTGCTGCAGCGCGGCCGAGCTCAGATGCGCTAG
- a CDS encoding DUF2277 domain-containing protein: MCRNITELRGLDPPATAQEIAAAARQYVRKVSGITHPSAVNADAFEAAVAEVTATTARLLDALPARRQPPKSVPPLRRPEVVARLARSQ, from the coding sequence ATGTGCCGCAACATCACCGAACTGCGCGGACTCGATCCGCCGGCCACCGCCCAGGAGATCGCCGCGGCCGCGCGGCAATACGTGCGAAAGGTCAGCGGAATCACGCACCCGTCGGCGGTCAACGCCGACGCTTTCGAAGCCGCCGTCGCCGAGGTCACCGCAACCACGGCGCGGCTGCTCGACGCCTTGCCGGCCCGGCGGCAGCCGCCCAAATCGGTGCCGCCGTTGCGCCGGCCCGAGGTCGTGGCCCGGCTCGCGAGATCACAGTGA
- a CDS encoding DUF1802 family protein — MWGLKEWSAAVHALLDGRQTILLRKGGIAEKRFEVAAREFLLFPTVAHSHVARVRPEHQHLLTAAAEDSTEQQVTVRAAAKVVAALQVNQPDGLSQIEDLHIWTADSVREDRLDFRPRHKLAVLVVSARPLTEPVQLIRTPEYRGCTSWVDLPVQPSLAAPVHSETALADVVGRVRRAIG, encoded by the coding sequence ATGTGGGGCCTCAAGGAATGGAGCGCGGCCGTGCACGCGTTGCTCGACGGGCGCCAGACCATCCTGCTGCGCAAGGGTGGCATTGCCGAGAAGCGCTTCGAGGTCGCCGCCCGCGAATTCCTGCTGTTCCCGACGGTTGCGCACAGTCACGTCGCGCGCGTCCGGCCTGAACATCAACATCTGCTGACCGCCGCCGCCGAGGACAGTACCGAGCAGCAGGTCACGGTGCGGGCCGCTGCGAAAGTAGTTGCGGCACTGCAGGTTAACCAGCCAGATGGGCTCAGTCAGATCGAGGACCTGCACATCTGGACTGCCGATTCGGTGCGCGAGGACCGGCTGGACTTCCGACCCAGGCACAAACTTGCCGTGCTGGTCGTCTCGGCGCGACCGCTGACCGAACCGGTGCAGCTGATCCGAACCCCCGAGTATCGGGGTTGCACCAGCTGGGTAGACCTGCCCGTGCAGCCGAGCCTGGCGGCGCCGGTGCACTCCGAGACCGCGTTAGCCGACGTCGTCGGCCGCGTGCGTCGGGCGATCGGCTGA
- a CDS encoding CocE/NonD family hydrolase, with amino-acid sequence MSTRSIERDDVKLRNRAPGMGGRAALRALGLALGLPRAKTRYTRQRVQVPMRDGVQLVADHYAPLTSKPAGTLLVRGPYGRRFPFSLAFAALYAARGYHVVLQSVRGTFGSAGKFEPMINEASDGADTVHWLRDQPWFTGSFATIGLSYLGFTQWALLDDPPPELAAAVITVGPHDFRESVWGTGTFAVNDFLSWSAMVARQEEPGLLQAVIRQLRAPRQVARALAEVPLGESARTLLGDGAPWFESWVDTDHGDPFWDQLRFPEALDRVNVPVLLLSGWQDIFLRQTLQQYRHLRDRGVEVGLTIGPWTHNEMVTKGLATCAHETLDWLAAYVGDTRALRRPAPAHIFVNGQGWRYLDDWPPPTTEQALYLQPYGHLGDNPPTTKTRPASFHYDPAHPTPTIGGPVLAPNGGYRDDTSLAMRDDVLSFTAATLTHDLFVYGNPVIELEHSADNPNVDLFVRVSEVDAKGKSRNVSDGYRRLGPLGPGTHRVSIQLDAIAHRFVAGSRIRVLITGSWFPRYARNLGTGEPLLTARQQKPATHSVHFGESRLRLPVERSSADRPTHAADDVG; translated from the coding sequence GTGAGTACCAGATCGATCGAGCGTGACGACGTCAAGCTGCGCAACCGCGCGCCCGGAATGGGCGGTCGTGCCGCCCTGCGTGCGCTGGGACTGGCATTGGGTCTGCCGCGGGCAAAAACGCGCTACACCAGGCAACGCGTCCAGGTCCCGATGCGCGACGGCGTCCAACTGGTGGCCGACCACTACGCGCCCCTGACATCCAAACCCGCCGGCACCCTGCTGGTCCGAGGTCCCTACGGCCGCCGGTTCCCGTTCTCGCTGGCCTTCGCCGCGTTGTATGCCGCCCGCGGCTATCACGTGGTGCTGCAGAGCGTGCGGGGCACATTCGGATCCGCCGGCAAATTCGAACCGATGATCAACGAGGCCTCTGACGGCGCCGACACGGTGCACTGGCTGCGCGACCAGCCGTGGTTCACCGGCAGCTTCGCCACCATCGGCCTGTCCTATCTCGGCTTCACCCAGTGGGCTCTGCTCGACGATCCGCCGCCGGAGCTGGCGGCCGCGGTCATCACGGTGGGACCGCACGATTTCCGCGAGTCCGTTTGGGGCACTGGCACCTTCGCCGTCAACGACTTCCTGAGCTGGAGCGCCATGGTGGCTCGCCAGGAAGAACCTGGCCTGCTGCAAGCGGTGATCCGTCAGCTGCGCGCGCCCCGCCAGGTGGCACGCGCGCTGGCCGAGGTCCCGCTGGGCGAATCGGCCCGAACCTTGCTCGGCGACGGCGCACCCTGGTTCGAGTCCTGGGTGGACACCGATCACGGAGACCCCTTCTGGGACCAGCTGCGCTTTCCCGAGGCGCTGGACCGCGTCAACGTCCCGGTGTTGCTGCTCAGCGGCTGGCAGGACATTTTTCTGCGGCAGACGCTGCAACAGTACCGACATCTGCGTGACCGGGGCGTCGAAGTCGGGCTGACGATCGGGCCATGGACGCACAACGAAATGGTGACCAAAGGGCTGGCAACCTGCGCACACGAGACCCTGGACTGGCTGGCCGCCTACGTGGGCGACACGCGCGCGCTGCGCCGACCGGCCCCGGCGCACATTTTCGTCAACGGGCAGGGATGGCGTTACCTCGACGACTGGCCACCACCCACCACCGAACAAGCGCTCTACCTGCAGCCCTACGGGCACCTGGGTGACAACCCGCCGACCACCAAGACCCGGCCGGCCAGCTTCCACTACGACCCCGCGCACCCCACCCCGACGATCGGCGGCCCGGTGCTGGCCCCCAACGGCGGCTATCGCGACGACACCAGCCTGGCGATGCGCGACGACGTGCTCAGCTTCACCGCGGCCACCCTGACCCACGACTTGTTCGTGTACGGCAACCCCGTCATCGAGTTGGAGCACAGCGCCGATAACCCCAACGTCGACCTGTTCGTCCGGGTCAGCGAGGTCGACGCGAAGGGCAAGTCCCGAAACGTCAGCGACGGCTACCGGCGACTCGGGCCGCTCGGGCCGGGCACGCACCGGGTCAGCATTCAACTGGATGCCATTGCGCACCGCTTCGTGGCCGGCTCACGCATCCGAGTGCTGATCACCGGCAGCTGGTTTCCCCGCTATGCGCGCAATCTGGGCACCGGCGAGCCGTTGTTGACGGCGCGGCAGCAAAAGCCGGCGACGCATTCGGTGCACTTCGGCGAGTCCCGCCTGCGCCTGCCGGTGGAGCGCAGTTCAGCCGATCGCCCGACGCACGCGGCCGACGACGTCGGCTAA
- a CDS encoding DUF3558 domain-containing protein, with protein sequence MFAKVRLAAAFGALVTAVVVGVGGWQYGPLPAHRGVVELRSTAQPMETTMKSPIVETQNPSPFDPCTDIPFDAVQRLGLAFSPPEPQEGLRCQFDAGNYQLAVEPIVWRTYAQTLPPDAIETTVQGHRAAQYWVLKPTYHNSYWYISCMVTFKTSYGVIQQSLFYSTIYSEPDVDCPSTNLQRANELAPLYKF encoded by the coding sequence GTGTTCGCCAAGGTGCGTCTGGCCGCAGCGTTTGGTGCGCTGGTCACAGCCGTCGTGGTGGGAGTGGGGGGCTGGCAGTACGGTCCGCTTCCGGCACACCGAGGCGTAGTCGAGTTGCGGTCGACGGCGCAGCCGATGGAAACCACGATGAAGAGCCCAATCGTGGAGACCCAGAACCCCAGCCCGTTCGACCCATGCACCGACATCCCCTTCGACGCCGTGCAGCGGCTGGGCCTGGCGTTCTCCCCACCGGAACCCCAGGAGGGGCTGCGCTGCCAGTTCGACGCCGGGAACTACCAGCTGGCAGTCGAGCCGATCGTCTGGCGTACCTACGCCCAGACGCTGCCGCCCGACGCCATCGAGACCACCGTTCAGGGCCATCGCGCCGCGCAGTACTGGGTGCTCAAGCCGACGTACCACAACAGCTACTGGTACATCTCCTGCATGGTGACGTTCAAGACGAGCTACGGGGTAATCCAGCAGTCGCTGTTCTACTCCACGATCTACTCCGAACCCGACGTCGACTGCCCGTCCACCAACCTGCAGCGAGCCAACGAACTCGCCCCCCTGTACAAGTTCTAG
- a CDS encoding metallophosphoesterase family protein, with translation MAGQEATGQPTLWAVSDLHTGHMGNKPVTESLHPSSPDDWLIVCGDVAERTDEIRWALDLLRRRFAKVIWVPGNHELWTTNRDPMQIFGRSRYDYLVNMCDEMGVVTPEHPWPVWTERGGPATIVPMFLLYDYSFLPEGARSKAEGLAIAKERNVVCTDEFLLSPEPYPTRDAWCRERISKTRARLEQLDWMQPTVLVNHFPLLRDPCDALFYPEFSLWCGTTKTADWHTRYNAVCSVYGHLHIPRTTWHDDVRFEEVSVGYPREWRRRKPYSWLRQVLPDPQYAPGYLNDFGGHFVITPEMKAQAAQFREKLRQRQNR, from the coding sequence GTGGCAGGGCAGGAAGCGACCGGACAGCCGACGCTGTGGGCTGTCTCGGACCTGCATACCGGTCACATGGGCAACAAGCCAGTCACTGAGTCCCTGCACCCGTCGTCGCCGGACGACTGGCTTATAGTTTGCGGCGACGTCGCTGAACGCACCGACGAAATCCGCTGGGCACTGGACTTACTGCGGCGCCGCTTCGCGAAGGTGATCTGGGTGCCGGGCAACCACGAGCTGTGGACCACCAACCGCGATCCCATGCAGATCTTCGGCCGATCCCGGTACGACTACCTGGTCAACATGTGCGACGAGATGGGCGTAGTTACCCCCGAGCACCCGTGGCCGGTGTGGACCGAACGCGGCGGACCGGCGACCATCGTGCCGATGTTTTTGCTGTACGACTACAGCTTCCTGCCGGAGGGCGCGCGCAGCAAAGCCGAGGGCCTGGCCATCGCCAAGGAACGCAACGTGGTCTGCACCGATGAGTTCCTGCTCTCACCCGAGCCATACCCCACCCGGGACGCCTGGTGCCGCGAGCGGATCAGCAAGACCCGCGCCCGGCTCGAACAGCTGGACTGGATGCAGCCGACCGTCCTGGTCAATCACTTCCCGCTGCTGCGTGACCCGTGTGACGCGCTGTTCTACCCGGAGTTCTCGCTGTGGTGCGGCACCACCAAGACCGCCGACTGGCACACCCGCTACAACGCGGTCTGCTCGGTCTACGGTCATCTGCACATTCCCCGCACCACGTGGCACGACGACGTGCGCTTCGAGGAGGTGTCGGTCGGTTACCCGCGGGAATGGCGGCGCCGCAAGCCCTACAGCTGGCTGCGGCAGGTACTGCCCGACCCCCAGTACGCGCCGGGCTACCTCAACGACTTCGGTGGTCATTTCGTGATCACCCCGGAGATGAAGGCACAGGCCGCCCAGTTCCGGGAAAAACTGCGGCAGCGACAGAACCGGTGA
- a CDS encoding 4'-phosphopantetheinyl transferase family protein: protein MTDGMLVSSLLPATLIDDMGYAELYSDPPGLVPLPEEEPLIAKSVAKRRSEFITVRHCARIALGELGVQPVPILKGDKGEPCWPDGIVGSLTHCAGYRGAVVGRSEGVRSVGIDAEPHDVLPNGVLDAISLPAERSEIPRAMPTGLHWDRILFCAKEATYKAWFPLTKRWLGFEDAHITFSADSESSGRFLSRILIDPAARSGPPLTALSGRWSVQRDLVLTAIVL from the coding sequence GTGACGGACGGCATGCTGGTGTCATCGCTGCTGCCTGCCACCCTGATCGACGACATGGGTTACGCCGAGCTGTATTCCGATCCGCCCGGACTGGTGCCGCTGCCCGAAGAGGAGCCACTGATCGCCAAGTCCGTGGCCAAGCGGCGTAGCGAATTCATCACCGTGCGCCATTGCGCCCGGATCGCGCTCGGCGAGCTGGGTGTGCAACCCGTACCGATTCTCAAGGGGGACAAGGGCGAACCCTGCTGGCCCGACGGAATCGTGGGTAGCCTCACCCACTGCGCCGGTTACCGCGGGGCGGTAGTCGGACGCAGCGAAGGGGTGCGCTCGGTGGGGATCGACGCCGAGCCGCACGATGTGCTGCCCAACGGGGTGCTGGACGCGATCAGCCTGCCTGCCGAGCGCAGCGAAATCCCGCGGGCGATGCCCACCGGCCTGCATTGGGATCGAATCCTGTTCTGCGCCAAGGAGGCAACGTACAAAGCGTGGTTTCCGCTGACCAAGCGGTGGCTGGGTTTCGAGGACGCGCACATCACGTTCTCGGCAGACTCGGAATCTTCCGGTCGATTTCTATCCCGCATCCTGATCGACCCGGCCGCCCGGTCCGGGCCTCCGTTGACGGCGCTGTCCGGGCGCTGGTCGGTGCAGCGTGACCTGGTGCTGACCGCGATCGTGCTGTGA